A window of Chlorobium phaeobacteroides DSM 266 genomic DNA:
TCGCCGATGGATATATAATCAACTCCTGTTTCCGCAATCTGCGCCACATTGTGCAGTCCGACATTTCCTGAAGCCTCAAGTATCACCATGGGATAATTTTCTTTCGAAAAAGCTACCGCATCAGAGAGCAGATCAATACCAAAGTTATCAAGAAGCACAATATCGGGCTTGCAGGACAGAGCCTCGCGAAGTTCATCAATCGAACGGACTTCCGTTTCGATTTTGACGGCAAGCCCATGTTTCTTTCGATATTGCCTGGCCTTGCGCAGAGCATTGGCAACCCCTCCGGATGCGTCAATATGATTATCTTTGATAAGCATCATATCAAACAGTCCAAAACGATGATTCCGTCCTCCTCCGATCCTGACCGCTTCCTTATCAAAATATCGCAAACCGGGAGCAGTCTTTCTGGTATCGAGAATAGAGGCCTTCGTATGACTTACCTTTTCGACAAAAAGTTTTGTTTTGGTTGCAATGCCCGACATCCGCTGCATAAAATTAAGCGCCGTTCGTTCACCGACAAGCAGCGGTGCAAGTTTTCCTGAAACTTCAAGCACAAGATCGCCAACCATAAGTTGATCGCCGTCAGAATGGTGACAAACAACCGAAACCGCACCATCGCAGGCTGCGAAAACCTGTCGTGCAACCTCTGCGCCAGCAAGAATGCCATCCTCCTTTGCCCGCACCTCTGCACGTCCAACCCTGTTGTCGTCTATAGTCGAAAGAGTTGTAATATCGCCGATATAACGATCCTCCTCAAGAGCAAGCATCACTGCCCGCGATCGGCACCCCTCATAAAAATCCTGTTGAGCCTTATTCATAACAGCAATCCAGTGCAATAATTAGTTTATCAAAAAGATGTAACCGGCTTTTTCACAAAGTACTATTTTTTCCTTAATTGAACCGGAAAGCCTCTCGCCCTGCGACTCTTTTCTCCAAGTGCAAACCACCCCGGCTCACTGCATATTGGTTCCAATGAGAGGAAATAATCGTTTTTCCTTTTTGATTGACCGCATTTATCATGAACATTGTTAGCTTTCAAAAAAAACAAAAGAAACGCTCATGACCAAACGTGCCCATTCATGCATAAGACTCGTTAACATGGTCTTCTATGCCCATCACGGAGTATTGAAAGAGGAACATGCCCTGGGCGCCAAATATGAAGTCGATACCGATCTCCACTTTGATTTCTCTCTGGCCGCCAGTCAGGATAAGCTGAAAAAAACGATTGACTACGGCGAAGCATACGGGAAAATCAAGACCATTCTGACCGAAAAAAACTATTTTCTTATTGAAACGATAGCCTTTGATATCGCACATGAATTTTTTCTTGCATTTTCCATCCTCGAAGAAATAACCGTGAAAGTAAGAAAGCGCAACCCGCCAATCAATGGCATCTGTGATTATGCAGAAGCCGTTTATACAGAACGACGCTCCTGATCCATGCACCCTCAAACCGTTTTTTTAGGAATAGGCTCCAACATAGGAAATCGCCTGCTGCATCTTGAAGAAGCTGTAAGGCGGCTTGCAGACATTCCCGATATTGATGTTATTGCTGTCTCAAGAATCTACATGACCGAGCCCGTAGGAATAACGGAGCAGGATCGCTTCTATAATGGAGTCGTCAAGCTTGCAACATCGATCCTGCCGGAAGATCTCCGGAAACAATGCAAAACCATAGAGCAGGAGATCGGAAGACCCGAGAACTACCTGCGCTGGAGCCCGAGAGTGATTGATCTCGACATTCTCCTCTATGGGGACCTCTGTTGCAACACCGAAACCCTGACCATACCCCATCCAGAACTGCACCGCCGTAAATTCGTAATGGTGCCCCTGCTCGATATTGACGATCCTCAACATCCGGTCTTGCGATGCCCGATTTCAGGGCTGCTCAAATCCTGTGAAGACCGCTCGGTCCTTATTCGCACCATAAACACAATCCCCACACCGCTGCCGCGCCACCCCCATGGACTCAGAGATCCCTCTCTGCGTTCGGGATAACCTCCCCCCCCTCCTGTCATCTCGACCATCGGGAGAGATCTCTCTTCTCTTCCTTCCCCCAACTCAGGACTCATTGCTCAGCACTCTGCACTCATATCCCTTCTTTCCCCCTGACACTCCACCGCCATCACGATGAGATCCCTCTCTGCGTTCGGGATGACAGTGGGGGGCAATTCGGGATGCCACTCCCCCCCTGTCATCTCGACCATCGGGAGAGATCTCTCTTCTCTTCCTTAACTTCCCCCCAACTCAGGACTCATTGCTCAGCACTCTGCACTCATATCCCTTCTTTCCCCCTGACGCTCCACCGCCATCACGATGAGATCCCTCTCTGCGTT
This region includes:
- the nadC gene encoding carboxylating nicotinate-nucleotide diphosphorylase; the encoded protein is MNKAQQDFYEGCRSRAVMLALEEDRYIGDITTLSTIDDNRVGRAEVRAKEDGILAGAEVARQVFAACDGAVSVVCHHSDGDQLMVGDLVLEVSGKLAPLLVGERTALNFMQRMSGIATKTKLFVEKVSHTKASILDTRKTAPGLRYFDKEAVRIGGGRNHRFGLFDMMLIKDNHIDASGGVANALRKARQYRKKHGLAVKIETEVRSIDELREALSCKPDIVLLDNFGIDLLSDAVAFSKENYPMVILEASGNVGLHNVAQIAETGVDYISIGELTHSVKALDLSMTISLD
- the folB gene encoding dihydroneopterin aldolase, producing the protein MTKRAHSCIRLVNMVFYAHHGVLKEEHALGAKYEVDTDLHFDFSLAASQDKLKKTIDYGEAYGKIKTILTEKNYFLIETIAFDIAHEFFLAFSILEEITVKVRKRNPPINGICDYAEAVYTERRS
- the folK gene encoding 2-amino-4-hydroxy-6-hydroxymethyldihydropteridine diphosphokinase, whose protein sequence is MHPQTVFLGIGSNIGNRLLHLEEAVRRLADIPDIDVIAVSRIYMTEPVGITEQDRFYNGVVKLATSILPEDLRKQCKTIEQEIGRPENYLRWSPRVIDLDILLYGDLCCNTETLTIPHPELHRRKFVMVPLLDIDDPQHPVLRCPISGLLKSCEDRSVLIRTINTIPTPLPRHPHGLRDPSLRSG